In Gossypium raimondii isolate GPD5lz chromosome 12, ASM2569854v1, whole genome shotgun sequence, a single window of DNA contains:
- the LOC105763652 gene encoding protein LIKE COV 2 isoform X2, producing MAEEKESTSIPLSQAENVGVDPEDPAKSPPRPSSPNSSTRKACCFVLQSWVSKKFMTGCVVLFPVAVTFFITWWFIQFVDGFFSPLYERLGIDIFGLGFITSLLFVFFVGVFVSSWMGAAVFSVGEWVIKRMPFVRHLYSASKQISAAISPDQNTTAFKEVAIIRHPRVGEYAFGFITSSVVLQGKCRANIMERGHEPQNLMGRMCADCVWIGGWYVYREKMKMKSYAVFLSRQTIYTLVISSW from the exons ATGGCGGAAGAGAAAGAATCAACGTCGATTCCACTGAGCCAAGCCGAAAATGTTGGTGTCGATCCCGAAGATCCGGCTAAGTCTCCTCCTAGGCCTAGCTCCCCCAATTCCTCCACCCGCAAG GCTTGTTGTTTTGTTCTCCAAAGTTGGGTCTCAAAGAAGTTCATGACTGGATG TGTGGTCCTTTTTCCTGTGGCAGTTACATTTTTCATTACTTGGTGGTTTATTCAGTTTGTTGACGGTTTCTTCAGTCCATTATATGAACGACTTGGCATTGACAtatttg GGCTGGGATTTATCACATCTCTGCTCTTTGTCTTCTTTGTTGGTGTTTTTGTTTCATCATGGATGGGAGCTGCTGTTTTCTCAGTGGGAGAATGGGTTATAAAGCGAATGCCGTTTGTTAGGCATTTATACTCAGCCTCAAAACAAATTAGTGCTGCGATATCCCCAG ATCAAAATACTACAGCATTTAAGGAGGTGGCTATCATTCGCCATCCACGTGTTGGTGAATATGCATTTGGATTTATCACATCTTCTGTCGTCCTTCAg GGGAAGTGCAGAGCCAACATCATGGAGAGAGGCCATGAACCTCAAAATCTCATGGGTAGAATGTGCGCAGACTGTGTGTGGATTGGGGGTTGGTATGTGTATAG agagaaaatgaagatgAAGAGCTATGCAGTGTTTTTGTCCCGACAAACCATCTATACATTGGTGATATCTTCCTGGTGA
- the LOC105763652 gene encoding protein LIKE COV 2 isoform X1, with the protein MAEEKESTSIPLSQAENVGVDPEDPAKSPPRPSSPNSSTRKACCFVLQSWVSKKFMTGCVVLFPVAVTFFITWWFIQFVDGFFSPLYERLGIDIFGLGFITSLLFVFFVGVFVSSWMGAAVFSVGEWVIKRMPFVRHLYSASKQISAAISPDQNTTAFKEVAIIRHPRVGEYAFGFITSSVVLQRENEDEELCSVFVPTNHLYIGDIFLVNSKEIIRPNLSIREGIEIIVSGGMTMPEVISPQERFARQKERIPLNRMM; encoded by the exons ATGGCGGAAGAGAAAGAATCAACGTCGATTCCACTGAGCCAAGCCGAAAATGTTGGTGTCGATCCCGAAGATCCGGCTAAGTCTCCTCCTAGGCCTAGCTCCCCCAATTCCTCCACCCGCAAG GCTTGTTGTTTTGTTCTCCAAAGTTGGGTCTCAAAGAAGTTCATGACTGGATG TGTGGTCCTTTTTCCTGTGGCAGTTACATTTTTCATTACTTGGTGGTTTATTCAGTTTGTTGACGGTTTCTTCAGTCCATTATATGAACGACTTGGCATTGACAtatttg GGCTGGGATTTATCACATCTCTGCTCTTTGTCTTCTTTGTTGGTGTTTTTGTTTCATCATGGATGGGAGCTGCTGTTTTCTCAGTGGGAGAATGGGTTATAAAGCGAATGCCGTTTGTTAGGCATTTATACTCAGCCTCAAAACAAATTAGTGCTGCGATATCCCCAG ATCAAAATACTACAGCATTTAAGGAGGTGGCTATCATTCGCCATCCACGTGTTGGTGAATATGCATTTGGATTTATCACATCTTCTGTCGTCCTTCAg agagaaaatgaagatgAAGAGCTATGCAGTGTTTTTGTCCCGACAAACCATCTATACATTGGTGATATCTTCCTGGTGAACTCCAAAGAGATCATAAGGCCAAACCTTTCTATTCGAGAAGGCATAG AGATAATCGTTTCCGGAGGTATGACGATGCCAGAAGTGATCTCTCCGCAAGAAAGGTTTGCACGGCAGAAGGAAAGAATCCCTTTGAACAGGATGATGTAA